One Thermococcus kodakarensis KOD1 genomic window carries:
- a CDS encoding TBP-interacting protein, with translation MYAELSPGTKKVYTQVRYLDDYHWEIEGSTITGIHKKSNVKVVIDVAKNREEADSLAGKDVNGIHIVAIPDNGVFYIKNGSFVLTYRYLKATLADINDHIVWSGFKVVEDNGKLVQEDVYEYLGAALVNHIKNNALAGQDYIFWQFYKCEECGKYVDIENLEAHLREHGIKLHEKSEEHYEVFELNFREGKVFDKFGGEVPMDKFSSEAREFIKEVLSGGHQGG, from the coding sequence ATGTACGCTGAGCTGAGTCCAGGAACCAAGAAGGTGTACACGCAGGTTCGCTATCTCGACGACTACCACTGGGAGATAGAGGGGAGCACGATAACCGGGATTCACAAGAAGAGCAACGTTAAGGTAGTCATAGACGTCGCAAAGAACAGGGAGGAGGCAGACTCACTCGCAGGAAAGGACGTCAATGGAATTCACATCGTGGCTATTCCAGACAACGGAGTTTTCTACATCAAGAACGGCAGCTTTGTCCTCACATACCGCTACCTCAAGGCCACTCTCGCTGATATAAACGACCACATAGTCTGGAGCGGCTTTAAGGTCGTTGAAGATAACGGGAAGCTCGTCCAGGAGGACGTTTATGAGTATCTCGGCGCCGCGCTCGTGAACCACATAAAGAACAACGCCCTCGCCGGTCAGGACTACATCTTCTGGCAGTTCTACAAGTGCGAGGAGTGCGGAAAGTACGTTGACATCGAGAACCTTGAAGCCCACCTCAGGGAACACGGCATCAAGCTCCACGAGAAGAGCGAGGAACACTATGAGGTCTTTGAGCTGAACTTCAGGGAGGGCAAGGTCTTCGATAAGTTCGGCGGGGAAGTGCCCATGGATAAGTTCAGCAGCGAGGCCAGGGAGTTCATAAAGGAAGTCCTCTCCGGAGGACACCAGGGAGGATAA
- the uppS gene encoding polyprenyl diphosphate synthase has protein sequence MLYRLVSHIPHILFKPVYDAYESYLLEKVKSGNIPKHVAIIMDGNRRWARKLEKPPWYGHLFGSKKLEEILEWCRELNIRTLTVYAFSTENFKRSKEEVEALMNLFEEKFKELVQDERVHRYGIRVNVLGRKDMLPENVRKAAEEAERATRKYSNYNLNIALAYGGRSEIADAVREIVRDVLEGKIKPEDIDEEAIKRYLYYPNMPDPDIVIRTGGEVRISNFLLYQIAYSELFFVDVYFPEFRKIDFLRIIREFQKRQRRFGR, from the coding sequence ATGCTATACAGATTGGTCTCCCACATCCCTCACATTCTTTTTAAGCCGGTCTATGACGCTTATGAAAGCTACCTCCTGGAGAAGGTTAAATCTGGGAACATCCCTAAGCACGTTGCCATAATAATGGACGGCAACAGAAGGTGGGCCAGGAAGCTTGAAAAGCCCCCCTGGTACGGCCACCTATTCGGATCAAAGAAGCTCGAAGAAATCCTTGAGTGGTGCAGGGAGCTAAACATAAGGACGCTTACTGTCTATGCCTTCTCAACCGAGAACTTCAAGCGCTCAAAGGAGGAAGTTGAGGCCCTCATGAACCTCTTCGAGGAGAAGTTCAAGGAACTCGTTCAGGATGAAAGGGTTCATCGCTACGGCATCAGGGTGAACGTCCTCGGCAGGAAGGACATGCTTCCCGAAAACGTGAGAAAGGCCGCTGAAGAGGCGGAGAGAGCAACGAGAAAGTACTCCAACTACAACCTCAACATAGCCCTCGCATACGGCGGTAGGAGCGAGATAGCGGACGCCGTCAGGGAAATAGTTAGGGACGTCCTTGAAGGAAAGATTAAGCCGGAGGACATCGATGAGGAGGCCATAAAGCGCTACCTCTACTATCCCAACATGCCCGATCCCGACATCGTCATCAGGACTGGCGGCGAGGTGAGAATAAGCAACTTCCTCCTCTATCAGATCGCCTACAGCGAGCTTTTCTTCGTTGACGTTTACTTTCCCGAGTTCAGGAAGATAGACTTTCTTAGGATAATCCGTGAGTTCCAGAAGAGACAGCGGCGCTTTGGAAGGTAG
- a CDS encoding gamma carbonic anhydrase family protein — protein sequence MPVYEIEGKKPKIHPTAFVDETASIIGDVVLEEKTSVWPSAVLRGDIEQIYIGCCSNVQDNVSIHTSHGLPTKIGKYVTIGHNAVVHGATVDDYTIIGMGAIILDGAKIGKHVIIGAGALVPPGKEIPDYSLVVGVPGKVVRQLSEEEIEWTKKNAEIYMELAEKHLKRKKIE from the coding sequence ATGCCGGTTTACGAGATAGAGGGTAAAAAGCCCAAGATACACCCGACGGCTTTTGTTGATGAAACCGCCTCAATAATTGGAGACGTTGTTCTTGAGGAAAAAACGAGCGTTTGGCCCTCCGCCGTTCTTCGCGGGGACATAGAGCAGATATACATCGGCTGCTGCTCCAACGTCCAGGACAACGTCAGCATTCATACATCTCACGGCCTTCCGACGAAGATAGGGAAGTACGTCACCATCGGCCACAACGCCGTCGTTCACGGTGCCACCGTTGACGACTACACGATAATAGGTATGGGTGCGATAATCCTCGACGGTGCGAAGATTGGAAAGCACGTCATAATCGGTGCAGGTGCCCTCGTCCCGCCGGGCAAGGAGATACCCGACTACAGCCTCGTCGTCGGCGTTCCCGGAAAGGTCGTCAGGCAGCTCAGCGAGGAGGAAATTGAGTGGACGAAGAAAAACGCCGAGATATACATGGAGCTGGCGGAGAAGCACCTCAAGAGGAAGAAGATAGAGTGA